A window from Armatimonadota bacterium encodes these proteins:
- the tadA gene encoding Flp pilus assembly complex ATPase component TadA — MNLDRSIGDIFVEEGYVSRDELEDILRSRTDTTEPLGSLLVRLGKVTEKQKLKCLGLQMGIPFLDLARMDLDSHVARRIPHAVALRLLSIPIELTEVAATIAMVNPLDLSAIDELTAALQVDVDPVLCTEEDVRDAIYRSYGAYDDLGEIIGEAIRGVESEGVKISGAGAEDEDEDDKVNVIELKEVVEGAPVVKLANALMTRAITMRASDIHIEPFQRRVRVRFRVDGLLQEVMSVPKDLQYALASRIKIIAGLDIAERRMPQDGRFTLIASGASFDFRVSTYPCSYGENVVIRILDKSAALLDINKLGIADTALKTFVRRIEEPQGCVLVSGPTGSGKTTTLYAGVNHLNAIHRNIITIEDPVEYQIDGTVQGNVNPKAGVTFATGLRSILRQDPDVILVGEIRDAETASIAVEASLTGHLVLSSIHANDSAASLTRLADMGVEPFLMASSVTCSVAQRLVRMVCPKCREKYKPSPEAIARLGLPMDATYARGRGCEACSKTGFRGRLGIYEVMDMTPPIRKLLLSGAHATEVRELATKEGMQTLREDAANKILEGLTTIEEVIRGTAEA, encoded by the coding sequence ATGAATCTCGATCGCTCAATAGGCGACATTTTTGTCGAAGAGGGCTATGTCTCGCGGGACGAGCTGGAGGATATCCTCCGCTCACGCACCGACACCACCGAGCCTTTGGGCTCGCTCCTCGTGCGTCTGGGCAAGGTCACCGAGAAGCAGAAGCTGAAGTGTCTCGGCCTGCAGATGGGCATTCCGTTCCTGGACCTGGCCCGAATGGACCTTGACAGCCACGTCGCGCGGCGCATTCCACACGCCGTTGCGCTGCGCCTCTTGTCCATCCCGATCGAACTCACCGAAGTGGCGGCCACGATCGCCATGGTGAACCCGCTCGACCTCTCAGCGATCGACGAGCTCACGGCGGCACTACAAGTGGACGTCGACCCGGTGCTTTGCACCGAGGAGGACGTCCGCGATGCGATCTATCGCAGCTACGGCGCCTACGATGACCTCGGCGAGATTATCGGTGAAGCGATTCGCGGGGTCGAATCGGAAGGAGTCAAGATCTCGGGAGCCGGCGCAGAGGACGAGGACGAGGACGACAAGGTCAACGTCATCGAGCTCAAGGAGGTCGTAGAAGGCGCCCCCGTCGTCAAGCTGGCGAACGCTCTGATGACGCGCGCCATCACGATGCGGGCCAGCGACATCCATATCGAGCCGTTTCAGCGCCGCGTGCGCGTACGCTTTCGCGTGGACGGCCTGCTTCAAGAGGTCATGTCCGTCCCAAAGGACCTCCAATACGCCTTGGCCTCCCGCATCAAGATCATCGCGGGACTCGATATCGCCGAGCGCCGGATGCCACAAGACGGGCGATTCACTCTCATTGCCAGCGGCGCTTCCTTCGATTTTCGCGTGTCCACCTACCCTTGCAGTTACGGCGAGAACGTGGTCATTCGAATCCTGGACAAGAGCGCTGCGCTGCTCGATATAAACAAGTTGGGGATCGCCGACACGGCGCTCAAGACGTTCGTTCGGCGAATTGAAGAGCCCCAGGGCTGCGTACTGGTGAGTGGGCCCACGGGCTCCGGAAAGACCACCACGCTCTACGCCGGCGTGAACCACCTGAACGCCATCCATCGTAACATCATCACGATTGAGGACCCGGTCGAATATCAGATCGATGGCACTGTTCAGGGCAACGTCAACCCCAAAGCGGGGGTCACGTTCGCAACCGGACTGCGCTCAATTCTCAGGCAAGACCCGGACGTCATCCTGGTCGGTGAAATCCGCGACGCCGAAACGGCTTCCATCGCTGTGGAAGCCTCCCTTACCGGCCACCTAGTGCTCTCCAGCATCCACGCCAACGATTCGGCCGCCTCACTGACGCGCCTGGCGGACATGGGCGTCGAGCCGTTTCTGATGGCTTCGAGCGTGACGTGCAGCGTTGCCCAGCGACTGGTGAGGATGGTGTGCCCGAAGTGCAGGGAGAAGTACAAACCCAGCCCGGAAGCCATCGCTCGGCTTGGCCTGCCGATGGACGCCACCTACGCTCGGGGCCGAGGGTGCGAGGCGTGCTCCAAGACGGGATTCAGAGGGCGGCTTGGAATTTACGAAGTGATGGACATGACGCCTCCCATTCGCAAGCTGCTTCTCTCGGGAGCGCACGCCACAGAGGTTCGAGAACTCGCCACGAAAGAGGGCATGCAGACCCTGCGCGAAGATGCGGCCAACAAGATTCTGGAAGGGCTGACCACGATTGAAGAGGTCATTCGTGGAACCGCAGAGGCCTAA
- a CDS encoding type II secretion system F family protein, producing the protein MQAYRYKGVDLSGAKVSGEIQAASMEEAERKLAAKDVTIIAVFPLTLRSKGTSEAPKPGEKPAKKAKEAEVAAALRDLAVMSETGVPFVEALEAVAASSSSPIIREGFHKLRLDIVQGAGLADAMRNVQGLFPDIVCELVQVAEEGGRLDRALHSASSYVERSAELRRKVMNAMLYPVVLTGISFLAMVVLFCFVLPKFGGIFKSMKADVPATTTFLLGVGEYLRSHPLFVLGGLVAVFFAVRTVMKTPAGKATLSRMILKAPLIGDLSRKLALSRSFQSIGTLLSCNVSLMSALEHGARVSGNAMISNALTSVRDSVEHGATLADSMSSSTAFTPMLVQVVSVGERTGRLAPLIAAHAAHLEEEVDARIKALVGVVEPVMIALMGGVVGFITVSIISPIYSVVQNIK; encoded by the coding sequence ATGCAAGCCTATCGCTATAAAGGAGTCGATTTGTCCGGAGCCAAGGTCTCCGGCGAGATCCAGGCGGCCTCGATGGAGGAAGCCGAGAGGAAGCTGGCAGCCAAGGACGTGACGATCATCGCGGTCTTCCCGCTGACGCTACGGTCAAAAGGCACCTCGGAAGCCCCAAAGCCAGGCGAGAAGCCAGCAAAGAAGGCCAAAGAAGCTGAGGTTGCCGCCGCGCTGCGAGACTTGGCCGTGATGTCGGAAACCGGCGTGCCGTTCGTCGAGGCGCTGGAGGCAGTGGCTGCGTCCTCATCCTCGCCGATCATCAGAGAGGGCTTCCACAAGCTGCGCCTGGACATCGTGCAAGGCGCGGGGCTCGCCGACGCGATGCGGAACGTCCAGGGCCTCTTTCCCGACATCGTCTGCGAACTGGTTCAGGTCGCCGAAGAAGGCGGCCGCCTCGATCGTGCGCTGCATAGCGCTTCATCCTACGTGGAACGCTCTGCGGAGCTTCGCCGGAAAGTCATGAACGCGATGCTCTACCCAGTAGTGCTCACGGGCATCTCGTTCCTCGCGATGGTCGTGCTCTTCTGCTTCGTTCTTCCGAAGTTCGGGGGCATCTTCAAATCGATGAAGGCGGATGTGCCTGCGACCACGACGTTTCTGCTGGGCGTCGGCGAGTATCTTCGCTCCCATCCGCTCTTCGTACTCGGAGGTTTGGTTGCTGTCTTCTTCGCTGTTCGGACCGTAATGAAGACCCCTGCGGGCAAGGCCACGCTCTCGCGAATGATCCTAAAGGCCCCCCTGATCGGCGACCTCTCACGAAAGCTGGCTCTTTCCCGGTCGTTCCAATCCATCGGCACGCTGCTTTCCTGCAACGTTTCGCTCATGTCGGCACTGGAACACGGCGCCCGCGTCTCCGGCAACGCAATGATCTCGAACGCGCTGACCTCCGTCCGCGATAGCGTCGAACACGGCGCGACCCTGGCGGACAGCATGTCGTCCTCCACCGCCTTCACCCCGATGCTCGTCCAGGTTGTGAGCGTGGGCGAAAGAACGGGCCGGCTGGCTCCGCTGATCGCCGCGCACGCCGCACATTTGGAAGAAGAAGTCGACGCGCGAATCAAGGCCCTGGTCGGTGTCGTGGAGCCCGTGATGATCGCCCTGATGGGCGGCGTGGTCGGGTTCATTACCGTGTCGATCATCTCACCGATCTACTCCGTTGTACAAAACATAAAGTAA
- a CDS encoding prepilin-type N-terminal cleavage/methylation domain-containing protein, translated as MAIQSKFKAFTLVELLIVIIIIAVLAAIAIPKFANSGARSKESALKSNLKMYRSAIDLFKTDTGCYPAALSDLTGTSAPAKGKDSSGNDYAITAADYKGPYVERIENDPVSGAAFNYSTTAGTVGKVTSSASGNAADGTAYSGW; from the coding sequence ATGGCTATACAGTCCAAGTTCAAGGCGTTCACGCTCGTCGAGCTGCTGATCGTCATCATCATCATTGCGGTGCTTGCCGCAATCGCCATTCCCAAGTTCGCAAACTCCGGCGCGAGGAGCAAGGAGTCCGCTCTCAAGTCAAACCTGAAGATGTATCGATCGGCGATCGACCTCTTCAAGACCGACACGGGCTGCTATCCCGCCGCGCTTTCGGACCTTACGGGGACCTCGGCGCCGGCCAAGGGTAAGGACTCGTCAGGGAATGACTACGCGATTACGGCAGCCGACTACAAGGGCCCCTATGTCGAGAGGATTGAGAATGACCCCGTCTCGGGTGCAGCTTTCAACTACTCCACGACCGCGGGAACGGTGGGCAAAGTGACTTCGTCGGCGTCGGGGAACGCCGCAGACGGCACGGCGTACTCCGGCTGGTAA
- a CDS encoding N-acetylmuramoyl-L-alanine amidase, translated as MWSVTALVAMIASPLIVIDPGHPSENGVGTRGQKLTEIHVAWMVANELRVELLGRGYRVRLTKSKEQESVTNRRRAEFANAAKADLMLRLHCDAASGSGIGVYYPAEAGKAGGQKGPSEQVRKESGVLAKKLHTALTEKLRGLHADRGLMTDRQTAIGRRQGALTGSIFSKVPVILVELCVLTNPKDEAWVASREGRARLVAALALGVEAAAPIPK; from the coding sequence ATGTGGTCTGTCACGGCCCTTGTGGCCATGATCGCATCTCCCCTCATCGTCATCGATCCCGGGCACCCTTCTGAAAACGGGGTCGGCACGCGCGGCCAAAAGCTCACCGAAATCCACGTGGCGTGGATGGTCGCGAACGAGCTGCGTGTAGAGCTTCTGGGACGCGGCTACCGTGTGCGCCTGACCAAATCGAAGGAACAGGAGAGTGTCACGAACCGTCGGCGCGCCGAGTTTGCGAATGCCGCCAAGGCGGACCTGATGCTGAGGCTGCATTGCGATGCGGCCTCAGGGTCTGGAATTGGAGTCTATTACCCGGCTGAAGCCGGAAAGGCAGGCGGCCAGAAGGGGCCGTCCGAGCAGGTGCGAAAGGAAAGCGGCGTGTTGGCCAAGAAGCTGCACACCGCCCTTACGGAGAAACTGAGAGGACTCCACGCCGATCGGGGACTGATGACCGACCGTCAAACGGCCATCGGCAGGCGGCAGGGCGCTCTGACAGGTTCAATCTTCTCCAAAGTCCCCGTGATCCTGGTGGAGCTCTGCGTGTTGACCAACCCGAAGGACGAAGCCTGGGTGGCCTCGCGTGAGGGGAGGGCCAGACTCGTGGCCGCACTCGCGCTGGGCGTAGAAGCGGCAGCGCCGATCCCAAAATAA
- a CDS encoding type III pantothenate kinase: MRLAINVGNTNTAFGLWQKGLWLGTGSVATHPLTTLSGRLLAILDLALEGRQVEAVGLASVVPDADLALPEGLSSITNGPFRQLSGTAPCGIQIRYKTPETLGADRIAGVLGALELGPGPWIVVDFGTATTINVFDGAFLGGAILPGARTAAEALLRDTAMLPDFDLELPPGAIGRSTAECLQVGTVLGHAHAVDGLVIAMSGELSAAPRVLATGGLAATFAPHCRTVEKVEPNLVPMGILRFLNRTIEDAR; the protein is encoded by the coding sequence ATGCGCTTGGCGATTAACGTCGGCAACACCAACACGGCGTTCGGCCTCTGGCAGAAAGGCTTGTGGCTAGGGACGGGCTCGGTGGCGACTCACCCCCTAACCACGTTGAGCGGAAGGCTCCTCGCGATTCTCGACCTGGCACTGGAGGGCCGCCAGGTTGAGGCGGTGGGTCTTGCTTCCGTCGTGCCAGATGCCGACCTGGCATTGCCGGAAGGCCTGAGTTCCATCACCAATGGCCCCTTTAGGCAGTTGTCTGGAACCGCGCCTTGTGGCATCCAAATCCGCTACAAGACCCCTGAAACCCTCGGCGCCGACCGCATTGCCGGTGTTCTTGGCGCGCTGGAATTGGGACCGGGTCCCTGGATCGTCGTTGACTTTGGCACCGCGACCACCATCAACGTTTTCGACGGGGCATTCCTGGGCGGCGCCATTCTCCCCGGAGCAAGAACCGCCGCCGAGGCGCTCCTTCGAGACACGGCGATGCTTCCAGACTTCGACCTGGAACTCCCGCCCGGCGCGATCGGGCGCAGCACCGCCGAATGCCTTCAGGTCGGGACGGTTCTGGGACATGCCCACGCCGTGGACGGCCTAGTGATCGCGATGTCTGGCGAGCTGAGCGCCGCGCCTCGGGTCCTGGCTACCGGCGGGCTCGCCGCGACCTTCGCACCCCATTGCAGAACGGTTGAAAAAGTCGAACCCAACCTGGTGCCGATGGGCATTCTTCGGTTCCTCAACCGGACCATCGAGGACGCTCGCTGA
- the glmM gene encoding phosphoglucosamine mutase: MSRKHFGTDGIRGVANVSLTPELAFKLGQASGRFLVGSGMTPKVVLGRDTRRSGPMLSASLAAGFCSVGVDVDDIGVAPTPAVSYVARTFDFGLGAVISASHNPAPDNGIKLLGHDGRKLTDAQELAIEGLMEGPADARPSGAGIGELSQDASPLASYEAYLIGLLPERLDGMKIAIDAAHGAACAIAPHVFRSLGAEVLLTGAEPNGLNINAGGGATKPNTICDFTVASRADIGIAFDGDADRAIFSDEKGTLINGDRTMAIWCEHWKRNGELSPAIAVGTVMSNGGFEHFLSGLGIKLERTPVGDKYVAERLRATGARVGGEQSGHLIFPEFGPTGDGLISAIELLRVLRREGRSASSFCAEYDPWPQVLINVSIRSREGWDQGPRVSMALSDGAAALEGNGRLVVRPSGTQPMIRLMVEAEDVSLRDAVAQSILSAMKEELGGEVYSEVDLTYALGD; the protein is encoded by the coding sequence ATGAGCCGCAAGCACTTTGGCACCGACGGCATTCGCGGGGTCGCCAACGTCAGCCTCACTCCCGAACTCGCGTTCAAGCTCGGACAGGCGTCGGGGCGGTTCTTGGTTGGGTCGGGAATGACTCCGAAGGTCGTCCTCGGCCGGGACACGCGCAGAAGCGGGCCGATGCTCTCCGCATCGCTTGCCGCGGGATTCTGCAGCGTGGGGGTCGACGTGGACGACATCGGGGTGGCGCCGACGCCGGCGGTGTCCTACGTGGCTCGAACGTTCGATTTCGGGCTCGGCGCTGTGATCTCCGCCAGCCACAACCCGGCGCCTGACAACGGGATCAAGCTCCTGGGCCATGATGGGCGAAAGCTGACCGACGCCCAAGAACTCGCCATCGAAGGCCTGATGGAAGGTCCAGCGGACGCAAGGCCATCGGGCGCGGGGATCGGCGAACTGAGCCAGGACGCCTCCCCCCTTGCTTCCTATGAGGCCTATCTCATCGGGTTGCTGCCCGAGCGCCTCGATGGCATGAAGATCGCCATCGACGCGGCGCACGGGGCTGCATGTGCGATCGCGCCTCACGTGTTCCGGTCGCTCGGGGCCGAGGTGCTGCTGACCGGAGCTGAGCCGAACGGTTTGAACATCAACGCAGGGGGCGGCGCGACCAAGCCCAACACGATCTGCGATTTCACCGTGGCGAGCCGCGCGGACATCGGGATCGCGTTCGACGGCGACGCCGACCGAGCCATCTTCAGCGACGAGAAGGGCACCCTGATTAACGGCGACCGAACCATGGCGATCTGGTGCGAACACTGGAAGCGTAACGGAGAGCTCAGCCCAGCCATCGCCGTGGGCACCGTCATGAGCAACGGCGGGTTCGAGCACTTCTTGTCTGGGCTGGGCATCAAGCTGGAGCGGACACCCGTGGGCGACAAATATGTGGCCGAACGCCTGCGCGCGACGGGGGCGCGGGTTGGCGGCGAGCAAAGCGGGCACCTGATCTTCCCCGAATTCGGCCCTACGGGCGACGGGCTGATCTCGGCGATCGAGCTGCTGCGCGTCTTGCGAAGAGAAGGACGTTCGGCATCGAGCTTCTGTGCGGAATACGACCCTTGGCCCCAGGTGCTTATCAACGTGTCCATCCGATCCAGAGAGGGCTGGGACCAGGGACCGCGGGTCTCGATGGCGCTTTCGGACGGCGCGGCGGCGCTCGAAGGGAATGGCAGGCTCGTGGTGCGCCCAAGCGGGACCCAGCCGATGATCCGTCTGATGGTGGAGGCCGAAGACGTCTCGCTTCGAGACGCCGTGGCCCAGTCGATTCTCTCCGCGATGAAGGAAGAGCTTGGCGGAGAAGTGTACAGCGAGGTGGACCTCACCTATGCGCTTGGCGATTAA
- a CDS encoding nucleotide exchange factor GrpE produces MSRGRAEGRSHHHEKSATEPVGPVDAPQEFENGEPQDPNQAALDTMYQVMAKLTEERDLAKDQLLRAMAEMQTQRRRLMAEKEAFAKVANEDLIRDLLPVLDNFERTLAAAKTGASLEALIEGVSLVDRQLRTVLETRDFKRIATEGVLFDPNLHEAVVAEETEEHPEGTILLELSPGYQLAETVIRPSKVKVAKGP; encoded by the coding sequence TTGTCAAGAGGTCGAGCAGAAGGACGCTCACACCACCACGAAAAGAGCGCAACGGAGCCCGTCGGGCCCGTCGATGCGCCCCAGGAATTTGAAAACGGCGAACCCCAGGACCCCAACCAGGCCGCCCTCGACACGATGTACCAGGTGATGGCCAAGCTGACCGAGGAGCGGGACCTGGCGAAGGACCAGCTCCTGCGCGCGATGGCGGAAATGCAGACCCAGCGGCGGCGCCTGATGGCGGAGAAGGAAGCGTTTGCCAAGGTCGCCAACGAAGACCTGATTCGGGACCTCCTGCCGGTGCTCGACAACTTCGAGCGAACGTTGGCTGCAGCAAAGACGGGCGCCAGCCTTGAGGCCCTGATCGAGGGGGTGTCTTTAGTGGACAGGCAGCTGCGCACCGTGCTGGAGACCCGCGACTTCAAGCGCATCGCCACTGAAGGCGTGCTCTTCGATCCCAATCTTCACGAGGCGGTGGTGGCCGAGGAGACCGAGGAGCACCCTGAGGGCACGATCTTGCTGGAGCTCTCACCGGGCTATCAGCTCGCCGAAACGGTGATTCGGCCCTCAAAGGTCAAGGTCGCCAAAGGCCCATGA
- a CDS encoding bifunctional acetate--CoA ligase family protein/GNAT family N-acetyltransferase: MSILNLDRIFKPQRIAVIGATDKPNTVGYALLRNLISAGFQGVVYPVNPKRESVQGSQAYPSVGSLPRVPDLAIIATPAAGVPELVRECGNAGILGVIIISAGFREVGAHGRDLEAELRAAWEEFPGMRIIGPNCLGIIVPHSKLNASFAAGNPREGHIGFVSQSGALCTSVLDWAIAEGIGFSHFVSLGNALDVGFGDLIDYFADDRHNHSAIMYIESLGDARSFMSAARGYARNRPIVAYKAGRFAESAKAAASHTGAMAGEDSVFDAAFQRAGIVRVFDIADIFDCAELLGRRKQVRGPNLAIVTNAGGPGVMATDMLLSLNGQLAELHPSTIEALDAVLPSAWSHGNPVDVLGDSGPERFAEAAKLALHDSGVDAVLAILAPQAVTDPTKTAQALATLTADAKKPVLAAWMGGNMMAGGIQLLNQAGVPTYSTPEAGVRAFMNLYSYGRNQEILHETPRDIPMDFALDRRRLRDLFDIILMDGEEILTETVSKALLEAYEIPVTRPVAARSADEASDAARRVGFPVVLKVLSPQITHKTDVGGVVLNLKSEAEVREAFDQIVQRAKAARPEADVQGVTVQAMVKSKDGYELILGAKKDPTFGAVIMVGTGGVAAEVFKDKALGLPPLNESLARRMLESLKSYPLLCGYRGRPGVNMDRLIETLMRFSYLIADYPEIKEIDINPLVATPEGVIALDARVVIDRELVGKAVGRHSHLAISPYPDEWIRRIKLKDGTPVLLRPIKPEDEPMWHDMLAKASQESLRFRFRHLFKGTTHEMAARYCYIDYDREMAIIAEVEGDESREMIGVGRMVADPDMVSAEYAAFVVDEWQGKGLGGQFTTYIEEIARAWGVKRLVAETTPDNVAMQATFRKYGFDLEPRVEDDVVLAVKDLRAVVVLSG, translated from the coding sequence GTGAGCATCTTAAACCTCGACCGAATCTTCAAACCCCAGCGAATCGCCGTCATTGGTGCGACCGATAAGCCCAACACTGTCGGCTACGCCCTACTCAGGAACCTCATCAGCGCCGGCTTCCAGGGGGTCGTGTACCCAGTGAACCCGAAGCGCGAGTCGGTTCAGGGCAGCCAGGCCTATCCTTCCGTGGGTTCGCTGCCTCGGGTGCCCGATCTCGCGATCATCGCCACACCCGCTGCCGGCGTACCCGAACTGGTCCGCGAGTGCGGCAATGCCGGCATCCTCGGCGTGATCATCATTTCCGCCGGATTCCGGGAGGTCGGGGCGCATGGCCGGGACCTGGAGGCCGAGCTCCGTGCGGCATGGGAGGAGTTTCCCGGAATGCGGATCATCGGACCGAACTGCCTCGGCATCATCGTCCCGCACTCCAAATTAAACGCAAGCTTTGCCGCCGGAAACCCGCGCGAGGGGCACATCGGTTTCGTCTCACAGTCCGGCGCGCTCTGCACGTCCGTACTCGACTGGGCCATCGCCGAAGGGATCGGGTTTTCGCACTTCGTGAGTCTCGGCAACGCGCTGGACGTGGGTTTCGGCGACCTGATCGACTATTTCGCCGATGATAGGCACAACCATTCGGCGATCATGTACATCGAGTCCTTAGGCGACGCACGCAGTTTCATGAGCGCCGCCCGAGGCTATGCGCGAAACCGCCCGATCGTCGCCTATAAGGCAGGTCGCTTTGCAGAGAGCGCCAAGGCCGCAGCCTCGCATACCGGCGCGATGGCGGGTGAGGACAGCGTGTTCGACGCGGCATTCCAGCGAGCCGGCATCGTGCGAGTTTTCGATATCGCCGACATCTTCGATTGCGCCGAGCTTCTGGGCCGAAGAAAGCAGGTGCGTGGGCCCAATCTTGCCATCGTCACCAACGCGGGCGGACCCGGCGTGATGGCCACCGACATGCTTCTCTCGCTGAACGGGCAGCTTGCGGAGCTCCATCCAAGCACCATCGAAGCGCTGGATGCAGTGCTCCCTTCGGCGTGGTCGCATGGCAATCCGGTCGACGTCTTGGGAGATTCGGGACCGGAGCGCTTCGCCGAGGCCGCGAAGTTGGCTCTGCACGATTCCGGAGTCGACGCGGTTCTGGCGATTTTAGCGCCGCAAGCGGTGACCGACCCAACCAAGACAGCCCAGGCACTCGCGACTCTCACAGCCGATGCCAAGAAGCCCGTGCTCGCGGCGTGGATGGGCGGCAACATGATGGCCGGGGGCATTCAGCTTCTGAACCAGGCGGGCGTGCCAACCTATTCCACCCCTGAAGCGGGTGTGCGGGCGTTCATGAATCTTTATTCGTATGGGCGCAACCAGGAGATCCTGCACGAAACACCGCGAGACATCCCGATGGACTTCGCTCTCGACAGGCGCCGCCTGCGGGACCTCTTCGACATCATCCTCATGGACGGCGAGGAAATCCTGACGGAGACCGTCTCGAAGGCGCTTCTCGAGGCCTATGAGATCCCTGTCACGAGGCCCGTGGCGGCGCGAAGCGCCGATGAAGCCTCCGACGCGGCCCGCCGAGTCGGGTTTCCGGTGGTGCTCAAGGTGCTGAGCCCGCAGATCACCCACAAAACCGACGTAGGCGGCGTGGTCCTGAACTTGAAATCGGAGGCGGAAGTGCGCGAAGCGTTCGATCAGATCGTCCAACGAGCTAAGGCCGCTCGCCCCGAAGCCGACGTCCAGGGCGTGACCGTTCAGGCGATGGTGAAGTCGAAAGATGGCTACGAGCTGATCCTGGGCGCTAAGAAGGACCCGACTTTCGGTGCTGTGATTATGGTGGGTACCGGCGGGGTTGCCGCCGAAGTGTTCAAGGACAAGGCGCTGGGGCTCCCACCGCTCAACGAGAGCCTGGCGCGGCGGATGCTCGAGAGCCTGAAGTCCTACCCGCTGCTTTGCGGCTATCGGGGAAGGCCCGGCGTGAACATGGACCGCTTGATCGAGACGCTGATGCGGTTCTCTTACTTGATCGCCGACTACCCTGAGATCAAGGAGATTGACATCAACCCGCTGGTCGCAACGCCTGAGGGCGTGATCGCTCTCGACGCCCGGGTCGTCATCGACCGCGAACTGGTGGGGAAGGCCGTTGGCAGGCATAGCCACCTGGCAATTTCGCCCTATCCTGACGAATGGATCCGCCGCATCAAGCTGAAAGACGGCACGCCGGTGCTCTTGCGGCCGATCAAGCCCGAAGATGAACCAATGTGGCACGACATGCTGGCCAAGGCGAGCCAGGAATCGCTACGGTTCCGGTTCAGGCACCTTTTCAAGGGAACCACCCACGAGATGGCCGCGCGCTATTGCTACATCGACTACGACCGCGAGATGGCGATCATTGCCGAAGTGGAGGGTGACGAGAGCCGAGAGATGATCGGTGTCGGGCGGATGGTCGCGGACCCCGACATGGTGTCGGCAGAGTACGCGGCGTTTGTGGTGGACGAGTGGCAGGGCAAGGGGCTGGGCGGCCAGTTCACAACCTATATTGAGGAGATCGCGCGTGCGTGGGGTGTGAAGCGGCTGGTCGCCGAGACCACCCCCGACAACGTCGCGATGCAGGCGACGTTCCGCAAGTACGGGTTCGACCTGGAGCCGCGCGTCGAGGACGACGTCGTGCTCGCTGTCAAGGACCTGAGGGCCGTGGTGGTGCTGAGCGGGTGA